A region of Streptomyces sp. R44 DNA encodes the following proteins:
- a CDS encoding DUF4910 domain-containing protein, giving the protein MTAPGEQMYELVERLYPLCRSITGDGVRATLDIVGEYIPLEVHEVPTGTQVLDWTVPQEWNIRDAYVADSTGTRVVDFAASSLHVLGYSVPVSATMPLAELRQHLHTLPDQPGLVPYRTSYYQREWGFCLAQDTLDALPDGDYEVRIDSTLEDGHLTYAEHVVPGRVPDEVIVSCHVCHPSLANDNLAGIAVATFLARELAERTPYYTYRFLFAPGTIGAITWLARNRERVENVKHGLVLACAGDSGRVTYKRSRRGEAEIDRVMQHVLTASERPHQVNEFTPYGYDERQFCSPGFDLGVGSLCRTPYAGYPEYHTSADNLDFVSPEAMTDTLAVCREAFDVLDRNRRYVNLSPYGEPQLGRRGLYESLGGRSDAKQAQMAMLWVLSLSDGEHGLLDVAERSGLPFDTVAVAADALAAAGLIKE; this is encoded by the coding sequence ATGACCGCGCCCGGTGAGCAGATGTACGAGCTGGTGGAGCGGCTCTACCCGCTCTGCCGGTCCATCACCGGCGACGGTGTGCGCGCCACCCTGGACATCGTCGGCGAGTACATCCCGCTCGAGGTGCACGAGGTGCCGACCGGGACGCAGGTGCTGGACTGGACGGTGCCGCAGGAGTGGAACATCCGGGACGCGTACGTCGCCGACTCCACGGGCACGAGGGTCGTCGACTTCGCCGCGTCCAGCCTGCACGTGCTCGGCTACAGCGTGCCGGTGTCGGCGACCATGCCGCTGGCCGAGCTGCGGCAGCACCTGCACACCCTGCCGGACCAGCCGGGCCTCGTGCCGTACCGCACCAGCTACTACCAGCGGGAATGGGGGTTCTGCCTGGCCCAGGACACCCTGGACGCGCTGCCGGACGGCGACTACGAGGTGCGGATCGACTCCACCCTCGAGGACGGGCACCTCACCTACGCCGAGCACGTGGTCCCGGGGCGGGTCCCGGACGAGGTGATCGTCTCCTGCCACGTCTGCCACCCGTCGCTGGCCAACGACAACCTGGCCGGCATCGCGGTGGCGACGTTCCTGGCCCGGGAGCTGGCCGAGCGGACGCCGTACTACACGTACCGGTTCCTGTTCGCACCCGGCACCATCGGGGCGATCACCTGGCTGGCCCGCAACAGGGAGCGGGTCGAGAACGTGAAGCACGGACTCGTCCTGGCCTGCGCCGGCGACTCGGGCCGGGTGACGTACAAGCGGAGCAGGCGCGGTGAGGCGGAGATCGACCGGGTGATGCAGCACGTCCTGACCGCCTCCGAACGCCCGCACCAGGTCAATGAGTTCACTCCGTACGGCTACGACGAGCGGCAGTTCTGCTCGCCCGGCTTCGACCTCGGCGTGGGCTCGCTGTGCCGGACCCCGTACGCCGGTTATCCCGAGTACCACACCTCGGCGGACAACCTGGACTTCGTCTCCCCCGAGGCGATGACGGACACCCTGGCCGTCTGCCGCGAGGCGTTCGACGTCCTGGACCGCAACCGGCGGTACGTCAACCTCAGTCCGTACGGCGAACCACAGCTGGGACGGCGGGGGTTGTACGAGTCGCTCGGCGGCCGCAGCGACGCGAAGCAGGCCCAGATGGCCATGCTCTGGGTGCTCAGCCTCTCCGACGGCGAGCACGGTCTGCTCGACGTCGCCGAGCGGTCCGGGCTGCCGTTCGACACCGTCGCCGTCGCGGCCGACGCCCTGGCCGCCGCCGGGCTGATCAAGGAATGA
- a CDS encoding glycosyltransferase family 2 protein — protein MTARPRLTIGLPVYNGEEYLAESLDALLGQTYEDFELIISDNASTDGTQDISRAYAAKDSRVRYVRLPRNVGATPNHNRVFAECRTELFKWASHDDLYARDLLRRCVEALDERPDVILAHADQAVIDEDGQVKVPYEYGLATASPHAPVRFRSMLFEPGGDDFYGVIRADVLRRVKPLDSYHHADRTFVCEIGLHGRFHQVPELLYFRRDHPTRAERANPSKRSRCVNLDPRRAGPLHPTPRLLAEYVWGFIDAIRRAPLSAADRRACYRHLVEWATSRARPGAGERVEDRAPVDPARLEVSVDALVAGREGRRA, from the coding sequence ATGACCGCCCGACCCAGGCTGACCATCGGCCTGCCCGTCTACAACGGCGAGGAGTACCTCGCCGAATCGCTCGACGCCCTGCTCGGACAGACCTACGAGGACTTCGAGCTGATCATCTCCGACAACGCCTCGACCGACGGGACGCAGGACATCAGCCGCGCCTACGCGGCGAAGGACTCGCGGGTGCGGTACGTCCGGCTGCCCCGGAACGTCGGTGCCACGCCGAACCACAACCGGGTGTTCGCCGAGTGCCGCACCGAGCTGTTCAAGTGGGCCTCGCACGACGACCTGTACGCCCGGGACCTGCTCCGCCGCTGCGTGGAGGCGCTCGACGAGCGGCCGGACGTGATCCTCGCCCACGCGGACCAGGCCGTCATCGACGAGGACGGCCAGGTGAAGGTCCCGTACGAGTACGGGCTCGCCACCGCCTCGCCGCACGCGCCGGTGCGCTTCCGCAGCATGCTGTTCGAGCCCGGCGGCGACGACTTCTACGGGGTGATTCGGGCCGATGTGCTGCGCCGGGTGAAGCCGCTCGACAGCTACCACCACGCGGACCGCACGTTCGTCTGCGAGATCGGCCTGCACGGCCGCTTCCACCAGGTGCCGGAGCTGCTCTACTTCCGCCGCGACCACCCCACCCGCGCCGAGCGGGCCAACCCGTCCAAGCGCTCCCGGTGCGTCAACCTGGACCCGCGGCGGGCCGGCCCGCTGCACCCGACGCCCCGGCTGCTCGCCGAGTACGTCTGGGGTTTCATCGACGCGATCCGGCGGGCGCCGCTGTCCGCCGCCGACCGGCGCGCCTGCTACCGCCACCTGGTGGAGTGGGCGACCAGCCGGGCCCGGCCCGGCGCCGGCGAGCGGGTCGAGGACCGTGCCCCGGTCGACCCGGCCCGGCTCGAGGTCTCCGTCGACGCCCTGGTCGCCGGGCGCGAGGGCAGGCGGGC